AGCCGCGGCGGCATAATGCTGCAAGATTATCAACTACTTGAAAAACTAGCCCACCAAAACAGAGAACGCATCCCGGAAAGAGCCGTCCATGCAAAAGGTAGCGCTGCGTACGGTACGCTAGAGATCACGCACGATATCTCGCGCTATACGAAAGCAAATGTTTTGCAAAAAGGCGAGAAAACGAGACTGTTCCTGAGATTTTCTACCGTAGCCGGAGAGGCTGGAGCGGCTGATGCCGAGCGCGACGTAAGGGGCTTTGCGATTAAATTTTACACAAAAGAGGGTAACTGGGACTTAGTCGGAAACAACACTCCGATTTTTTTCATCAAAGACCCGTATAAATTCCCCGATTTCATCCATACTCAAAAACGCGACCCGCGCACGCATCTACGCTCAAACGAAGCCGCTTGGGATTTTTGGAGCTTGAGCCCTGAAACTATGCACCAAGTTACGATTTTAATGAGCGACCGCGGCATACCTGCTAGCTACCGCCATATGCATGGATTTGGCAGCCACACCTATAGCTTTATAAATGACAAAAACGAGAGATTTTGGGTCAAATTTCACTTTAAAACTCGTCAAGGCATTAAAAATTTAACCAACGATGAAGCCGCGCAAATAATCACAAAAGACAGGGAGAGCAACCAAAGAGACCTCTTTGAAAGCATAGAAAAAGGAGATTTTCCAAGTTGGGATTTTAAAATCCAAATAATGACCCAAGATCAAGCAAAAAGCGTCAAATTTAACCCGTTTGATCTAACCAAAACATGGTCACATAAGGAATTTCCGCTTATCGACGTTGGTGTCATGACGCTAAATGAAAACCCTAAAAATTACTTCAACGAAGTAGAGCAAGCCGCATTTAGCCCGTCAAATATAGTCCCTGGTATCAGCTTTAGCCCCGATAAAATGCTTCAAGCAAGAATCTTTAGCTATCCGGACGCTCAAAGATATCGCATAGGCACGCACTACGCGCAGCTAAGCGTAAATCGTCCGATAAGCGAAATAAACACCTACGTCGTGGGCGGTGCGATGAATAACGGAATGTATGAACTCGACGACAAGGCCTACTATGAGCCAAACAGCTTTGGTGGCGGCAAAGAAGATAGAAGCCTGCTAGAGCCTGATATAAATTTAGAAGGCGCAATGCAAAGATACGACCATAGAGCCGAGGATCAGGATTATTACTCGCAACCTAGAGCACTTTTTGCACTAATGAACGATAGCCAAAAATCACAACTTTTTAGCAATATCGCAGAGAGCATGGCTGGTGTGAGCGAAGCGATAAAAGAGCGCGCGATAGGGCATTTTGAGCAAATCTCGCCAGAGTACGCAAACGGCGTCAGAGCAGCTCTAAAGGCTAAAATTTGACAAATTTAACGCAGGCTGAAGAGCAAAGATATAGCGAACTTTGCGCCATGGCGCTTGATTTTGCGAGGCAAAACGAAGCAGACGAGCTAGAAAAGATGATAAAGGCGGGGCTTAGCGTAAATTTAAAATCAGCCAAAGGTGATACGCTTTTGATGCTGGCTAGTTATAACAATGCTCTAAATACCGTAAATATGCTGCTCTCAAACGGCGCTAGAGTAGATGAACGCAACGACCGCGGGCAAACTCCGCTTGCGGGCGCTGCGTTTAAGGGGCACTTAGATGTAGTAAAAGCGCTAGTTGATGCTGGGGCCGATATCGAAGCAAATAATGGACTAGGCATGACGCCTTGGGCTTTTGCGGTGATGTTTGGTAGAAGCGAGACGGCAAAATTTTTACTTAGCAAACGCAAAAAAAATCTATTTCAAAAACTAGCGGTTAAATTTTTAGAAATTTTTGGCAACAAGAGCGCAAAAACCGCCTAAATTTGACTCATTTACAACCTTCTAAACTCCGTCTGATTTAAGGCGGGATTTAGAAACTTTAGTGCGGGTAGCTCAAGATAGACGGCGATAACGTATTTTGCAAATTTGCACAATTTAAGCACCCCAAGCAAGGCTGGCTTATGTTGATCACGCAAGCTTGTAAAGGGTTAAATTTAGAGGCTCCGTTAGTCCAAAACGCCAAATTCTACGTATCCCTCCATCGCAACGAGTAAAATCCAGCCCGCCTCGGAAGCGCAAAAATAGCGATGCTCTGGGATGTTTTCAACCGTAAATTTTAAAAAATCGTAAAAATACTCGGGGGCAAATTTGACCCCTGTGCCGCTTAGATTGTCTCCGACGTAACTTATCTCGCCACTTAAAATTTTACTTTGGATATTTGGATTTGAGTTTAGAAAGTTTTTGATATCGGCAAAATTTTTATAATCAGCCGTTTTGTAGTCTTTTAAATTTTGCAAAACCGGCTTTGAGCCGATAAAACTAAATTTTGCCCCATAAACTCCGCCCCGCCGTCGCTCACGCGCCACTTTTGGCCCAAATTTGACACAAAAGTAAGCATCTCATCACTCGCTGAAATGAAATTTGAAACTGGATTTTGAGGCTTAACTGCATCCTTTTGCTAGATTGGTATAAATTTTATTAAAGGCGTAAAATTTATCAAACTGCTTGCTTATTTATTTCACAAATTTCAAGCGCAAAGCTCGCGGCAAAGAATTTTTGAGCAAATTTAAATGTTTTTTATCAATTTTCGTCCCAAGATAGGACGCAAAGTCCGTCTACGGGCGAAATTTGTAAAATCATTTAAAAACGCCAAAAACCTTTCATACATTTAAATTTCAAAGCACCTAATCAAATATAAAATATCGAAATATCAAAAAATCATAATATACTATCCGAACTACTGTATTTAATAGCCAAACAGCACATAACGCTAAAATAGCTCCAATAATACTAAAATTCTTTAAAACCCCATAATAAATCACCATCAACAAAAAA
This DNA window, taken from Campylobacter concisus, encodes the following:
- a CDS encoding ankyrin repeat domain-containing protein is translated as MTNLTQAEEQRYSELCAMALDFARQNEADELEKMIKAGLSVNLKSAKGDTLLMLASYNNALNTVNMLLSNGARVDERNDRGQTPLAGAAFKGHLDVVKALVDAGADIEANNGLGMTPWAFAVMFGRSETAKFLLSKRKKNLFQKLAVKFLEIFGNKSAKTA
- a CDS encoding catalase — translated: MKKLTTTSGNPIADNQNSLTAGSRGGIMLQDYQLLEKLAHQNRERIPERAVHAKGSAAYGTLEITHDISRYTKANVLQKGEKTRLFLRFSTVAGEAGAADAERDVRGFAIKFYTKEGNWDLVGNNTPIFFIKDPYKFPDFIHTQKRDPRTHLRSNEAAWDFWSLSPETMHQVTILMSDRGIPASYRHMHGFGSHTYSFINDKNERFWVKFHFKTRQGIKNLTNDEAAQIITKDRESNQRDLFESIEKGDFPSWDFKIQIMTQDQAKSVKFNPFDLTKTWSHKEFPLIDVGVMTLNENPKNYFNEVEQAAFSPSNIVPGISFSPDKMLQARIFSYPDAQRYRIGTHYAQLSVNRPISEINTYVVGGAMNNGMYELDDKAYYEPNSFGGGKEDRSLLEPDINLEGAMQRYDHRAEDQDYYSQPRALFALMNDSQKSQLFSNIAESMAGVSEAIKERAIGHFEQISPEYANGVRAALKAKI